In Prunus dulcis chromosome 1, ALMONDv2, whole genome shotgun sequence, the following are encoded in one genomic region:
- the LOC117635288 gene encoding uncharacterized protein LOC117635288 produces MAMESNTGFHHDETFGYGLNRHAISFQSGAINSTSDMIPMGNYFGTDGGMMFSANSGIINNNPVISQSGNSSGSLLLDSVPGLKHDTGLAVEWSVEEQYKLEEGLVKYAEEPSIMRYIKIAATLRDKTVRDVALRCRWMTRKRRKPEEHIMGKKGNIRKDKLMESSSKTNILSAPPLDMAAYSLMVHHMDHNERLHCEGISGTAKHLLEQNAQAFSQITSNLSTYKLQENIDLFCRTRNNITSILNDMRGMPGIMSRMPPLPVSINEELANSILRNTT; encoded by the exons ATGGCGATGGAGTCGAACACGGGGTTTCACCACGACGAAACATTCGGGTACGGTTTGAACCGACACGCGATATCATTCCAGTCTGGGGCCATAAACAGCACCTCGGATATGATTCCGATGGGGAATTACTTCGGGACGGATGGGGGCATGATGTTCTCTGCGAATTCGGGTATCATTAACAACAACCCTGTAATTAGTCAATCTGGGAATTCATCAGGTTCTCTTCTTCTCGATTCGGTGCCCGGGCTCAAGCATGACACAGGCTTGGCTGTTGAGTGGTCTGTGGAGGAACAATACAAATTGGAGGAGGGCCTTGTCAA aTATGCCGAGGAACCAAGTATTATGAGGTACATAAAGATTGCAGCAACATTGCGTGATAAAACTGTGCGTGATGTTGCTTTGAGGTGTAGATGGATGACG AGAAAGCGTAGGAAACCTGAAGAACACATTATGGGAAAGAAGGGGAACATTAGGAAG GATAAACTGATGGAGTCTTCCTCAAAGACAAACATACTGTCAGCTCCACCACTAGACATGGCTGCATATTCTCTTATGGTGCACCATATGGACCATAATGAGCGTTTGCATTGTGAAG GAATAAGTGGCACAGCCAAGCATCTGTTGGAGCAAAATGCTCAAGCTTTTAGTCAAATCACATCTAATCTTTCTACATACAAG TTACAGGAAAACATTGACCTCTTCTGCCGCACGAGGAACAATATAACTTCAATCCTAAATGA CATGAGAGGTATGCCTGGCATAATGAGCCGAATGCCACCATTGCCTGTATCCATTAATGAGGAGCTTGCTAATAGTATCTTGCGTAATACAACTTAG